From Chromohalobacter canadensis, one genomic window encodes:
- a CDS encoding ABC transporter permease has protein sequence MSDVSQDNDNERGKLFGGDFDIKRMLLEGRAFFALIAIIVIFSILSPVYFSTSNFLTMSSHVAIFGLLSLGMLLVILTGGIDLSVGSTLGLAGVFAGFLMQGVSFEILGVVFYPPVWVVVILTCGLGALVGAINGVLIAYFKVPAFVATLGLLYVARGVALLMTNGLTYNNLGGSPELGNTGFDWLGFNRLFGVPVGVLILAAVAIACILLLARTPFGRWVYSTGGNARAAELSGVPVKRVQVLVYVLSGICAAIAGLVLSSQLTSAGPTAGTTYELTAIAGVVIGGAALTGGRGNVRGTLLGAFVIGFLSDGLVIIGVSSYWQTVFTGAVIILAVLLNSIQYSGRKKQQASSDGKTTSPQPESAVERSPASGSTAGKAGTQS, from the coding sequence ATGTCTGATGTCAGCCAAGATAACGACAATGAGAGAGGCAAGCTATTCGGCGGCGATTTCGATATAAAGCGCATGCTTCTGGAGGGTCGTGCGTTCTTCGCCTTGATCGCGATCATTGTCATTTTCTCGATTCTTTCCCCTGTCTATTTCTCGACCAGTAATTTCCTGACCATGTCGTCTCACGTCGCCATCTTCGGGTTGCTATCGCTCGGGATGCTATTGGTCATCCTGACGGGCGGCATCGACCTTTCCGTGGGCTCGACGCTTGGCCTGGCAGGTGTCTTCGCAGGCTTTCTGATGCAAGGCGTGTCTTTCGAAATACTGGGCGTCGTGTTCTACCCCCCCGTGTGGGTCGTGGTCATTCTGACGTGTGGACTGGGCGCTCTGGTCGGTGCCATCAACGGTGTGCTCATCGCATATTTCAAGGTGCCCGCCTTCGTGGCGACCCTGGGGCTCTTGTACGTGGCCAGAGGCGTCGCCCTACTGATGACCAACGGCCTGACCTATAACAATCTGGGCGGTAGCCCTGAGCTGGGTAACACCGGATTCGACTGGTTGGGCTTCAATCGATTGTTCGGGGTTCCGGTCGGTGTCCTGATTTTGGCGGCCGTGGCGATCGCCTGCATCCTGCTGCTGGCGCGCACGCCGTTTGGGCGTTGGGTGTATTCCACCGGCGGTAACGCCCGTGCCGCAGAGCTTTCGGGCGTACCGGTCAAACGCGTGCAAGTGCTGGTGTATGTGCTATCAGGCATTTGCGCGGCCATCGCCGGGTTGGTGCTGTCATCCCAGCTGACGTCGGCAGGGCCGACGGCCGGGACGACCTATGAATTGACCGCGATTGCCGGTGTCGTCATCGGCGGTGCGGCACTCACCGGTGGCCGCGGCAATGTGCGCGGCACTTTGCTGGGGGCCTTCGTGATCGGGTTCCTCTCCGATGGTCTGGTCATCATCGGGGTTTCTTCCTACTGGCAGACCGTGTTCACCGGGGCCGTCATCATTCTCGCGGTCTTGCTCAACAGCATTCAATACAGCGGTCGGAAGAAGCAGCAAGCCTCTTCCGATGGCAAGACGACTTCGCCGCAACCGGAGAGCGCCGTTGAGCGTTCGCCGGCCTCGGGAAGTACTGCCGGTAAAGCCGGTACACAATCATAA
- a CDS encoding MDR/zinc-dependent alcohol dehydrogenase-like family protein: MNDTPTSSPDIPDTMRAIVAYAPEDYRLENVAVPDIGEKEILVKVEACGICAGDLKAYEGAPSFWGDEEQPAYIKAPMIPGHEFIGHVVKMGPGATGFEIGDRVISEQIVPCWDCRFCHRGQYWMCEKHDVYGFQNNVNGGMAEYMKFPKEAINHKLPDDVPVENIVLTEPFSCSMHAVERAQIQLGDIVVLSGAGTLGLGMIGPAKKSGPAKLVVLDLHGERLELAKKFGADVVLNPADEDVVQIVKDMTDGYGCDIYIEATGAPKSVEQGLAMLRKLGRFVEFSVFKDPVTVDWSIISDRKELDVLGSHLGPYCYPHVIEGIESGDFPTEGVVTHKLPLADFHKGIELMRHDSSALKIILMPGA; this comes from the coding sequence ATGAACGATACGCCCACCTCATCCCCCGATATCCCCGACACGATGCGTGCCATCGTCGCCTACGCACCGGAAGACTATCGACTGGAAAACGTTGCGGTCCCTGATATCGGTGAAAAGGAGATTCTGGTCAAGGTCGAGGCCTGTGGCATCTGTGCCGGTGACCTCAAGGCTTATGAAGGCGCACCGAGTTTCTGGGGCGACGAGGAACAGCCTGCCTATATCAAAGCGCCGATGATTCCAGGGCACGAGTTCATCGGGCATGTCGTCAAGATGGGCCCCGGTGCGACGGGTTTCGAGATCGGGGATCGGGTCATTTCCGAGCAGATCGTGCCGTGCTGGGACTGCCGCTTCTGTCATCGCGGCCAGTACTGGATGTGCGAGAAGCACGACGTGTATGGCTTCCAGAATAACGTCAACGGCGGCATGGCCGAGTACATGAAGTTTCCCAAGGAAGCCATCAACCACAAGCTGCCAGACGATGTGCCGGTGGAAAACATCGTGCTCACCGAGCCGTTTTCCTGCTCGATGCACGCAGTGGAGCGAGCGCAAATCCAGTTGGGAGATATCGTGGTGCTCTCCGGTGCCGGCACCCTGGGGCTGGGAATGATCGGCCCGGCCAAGAAGTCCGGTCCCGCCAAGCTGGTGGTGCTCGATCTTCACGGTGAACGCTTGGAACTGGCCAAGAAATTCGGCGCCGATGTGGTGCTTAATCCAGCTGACGAAGATGTCGTTCAGATCGTCAAAGACATGACCGACGGCTATGGCTGTGACATCTACATCGAAGCGACCGGTGCACCCAAGTCGGTGGAGCAGGGGCTGGCGATGTTGCGCAAGCTGGGACGCTTCGTGGAGTTCAGCGTGTTCAAGGATCCGGTGACGGTCGATTGGAGCATCATCAGTGATCGCAAGGAGCTTGACGTGCTGGGTTCGCATCTGGGGCCTTACTGCTACCCACACGTGATCGAGGGTATCGAGAGCGGTGACTTCCCCACCGAGGGTGTGGTGACCCACAAGCTGCCATTGGCGGATTTCCACAAGGGTATCGAGCTGATGAGGCACGACAGCAGCGCACTCAAGATCATTCTCATGCCCGGGGCGTGA
- a CDS encoding D-ribose ABC transporter substrate-binding protein, with amino-acid sequence MFMKGKRLLIAALAVSAPLFAGGVAAQDEGRISIIVNDTSNPYWFTEGKIARETAEELGYEANVNSHKGDTNTESNQIDTAITNQAEAIILDPANADGSIGAVRKAVDAGIPVFIINAEINEKGLAQAQLVSNNAQGAALGAQQWIKSVGDSASYVELKGAPSDNNAATRSNGYETVLSQYPGLERVGVDVANWDRTQGFNKTQSLLQANPDIDGVISGNDEMALGAISALKEAGKLDDVVVGGFDGSPDAVEAVKAGEMAYTVLQPVAIFSEMAVRMADKYIKNGDTGIDGEKKLFDCFLITADNADQYTDPFVLKQ; translated from the coding sequence ATGTTCATGAAAGGAAAACGCCTGCTGATAGCTGCACTGGCCGTGAGCGCGCCGCTCTTCGCGGGTGGGGTCGCGGCTCAGGACGAAGGACGTATCTCCATTATCGTCAACGACACCTCCAACCCCTACTGGTTTACTGAGGGTAAGATCGCCCGAGAGACAGCCGAAGAGTTGGGATATGAGGCCAACGTGAACTCGCACAAAGGAGACACCAACACCGAGAGCAATCAGATCGATACGGCTATTACCAATCAGGCAGAGGCCATCATTCTCGACCCAGCCAATGCTGACGGCTCTATTGGGGCGGTACGCAAAGCCGTCGATGCTGGTATTCCGGTGTTTATCATCAACGCCGAAATCAATGAGAAGGGGCTGGCCCAGGCACAACTTGTCTCGAACAACGCCCAGGGTGCGGCGCTGGGCGCACAGCAGTGGATCAAGAGCGTTGGCGATTCGGCAAGCTATGTGGAACTCAAGGGCGCGCCCTCGGATAATAATGCCGCCACCCGTTCCAACGGTTACGAAACCGTGCTCAGCCAATATCCCGGCCTAGAGCGTGTCGGCGTCGATGTCGCTAACTGGGATAGGACCCAAGGCTTCAACAAGACGCAGAGCCTGTTGCAGGCCAACCCTGATATCGATGGCGTGATCAGCGGTAACGACGAGATGGCGTTGGGCGCGATCTCGGCCTTGAAAGAAGCCGGTAAGCTCGATGACGTGGTCGTGGGAGGCTTCGACGGCTCTCCCGACGCGGTCGAGGCGGTCAAAGCCGGTGAGATGGCGTATACCGTGCTGCAGCCGGTGGCCATCTTCTCTGAAATGGCGGTGCGCATGGCAGATAAATATATCAAGAATGGTGATACCGGCATCGACGGCGAGAAGAAGCTTTTCGATTGCTTCCTCATCACCGCGGACAACGCCGATCAATACACCGACCCGTTCGTGCTTAAGCAGTAA
- a CDS encoding sugar ABC transporter ATP-binding protein, translating to MNEHATSQEGTLGKVILSARNIAKSFGNVHALKAVNFDVHYGQVTTLFGENGAGKSTLMKILSGVMQPSSGEIVLEGEPVRFSSTTEAQRQGISIIHQELSLAPNLSVRDNVFMGREIVGKGGVDYAEEARQTRQLMEELDEPIDPLTPVEDLRLGQQQIVEIARALSVNSRILIMDEPTSALSASEVEVLFRVIRDLKSRGVSLVYISHHLEEALTITDHAVVLRDGRMTAYAARQEIDLEWIVRNMVGENFDLGSPPDGYAMGGAVLSIEGITIPDVSVPGRAVVDDVSLSVRAGEIVCIYGLMGAGRTELLESVAGRGGMSAGRVLLHGEDISRLSIAERIEKGLVLVPEDRQRDGLVQTMSVGENLSLASIGAFTKGLLTSRGRERHVVRESISNVHIKTDGSAASIGSLSGGNQQKVVIGKMMATHPRVVLLDEPSRGIDIGAKAEVFRLLSEGAAQQGLAVVFSTSEVGECLSIAHRIVVMSRGRIAAEFGADANKEEIMAASGEAVVA from the coding sequence ATGAACGAACATGCAACCAGTCAAGAAGGAACGCTAGGAAAGGTGATCCTGTCGGCGCGTAATATCGCCAAGTCATTCGGTAATGTTCATGCGTTGAAGGCCGTGAATTTCGATGTTCACTACGGGCAAGTGACAACGCTTTTCGGTGAGAATGGCGCGGGAAAATCGACGTTAATGAAAATTCTCTCGGGTGTCATGCAGCCATCATCGGGGGAAATCGTTCTCGAAGGCGAGCCGGTTCGCTTCTCTTCGACCACGGAGGCGCAGCGCCAGGGGATATCGATCATTCACCAGGAGCTTAGCTTGGCGCCCAATTTGAGCGTCCGCGATAACGTCTTCATGGGCCGTGAAATCGTCGGCAAGGGCGGCGTCGATTATGCGGAGGAGGCGCGCCAGACGCGCCAACTCATGGAAGAACTGGATGAACCCATCGATCCACTCACGCCTGTGGAAGATCTGCGTCTCGGGCAGCAGCAGATCGTCGAGATTGCCCGTGCGTTATCCGTCAATTCGCGCATTCTGATCATGGATGAGCCGACTTCGGCATTGAGCGCCTCGGAAGTCGAGGTGCTGTTTCGCGTGATTCGTGACCTGAAAAGCCGTGGTGTTTCACTCGTATATATCTCCCACCATCTCGAGGAAGCCCTGACCATTACCGACCATGCCGTGGTATTGCGCGATGGTCGGATGACGGCCTATGCCGCGCGTCAGGAGATCGATCTCGAGTGGATCGTACGCAACATGGTGGGAGAGAACTTCGATCTTGGTTCCCCGCCGGACGGGTACGCGATGGGGGGTGCCGTGCTGTCGATCGAGGGCATCACCATTCCCGATGTATCGGTGCCCGGACGCGCCGTGGTCGATGACGTGTCGTTGAGCGTACGTGCCGGCGAGATCGTCTGCATCTATGGGTTGATGGGGGCGGGCCGCACCGAACTGCTTGAAAGCGTGGCAGGACGTGGCGGTATGAGTGCGGGCCGAGTCCTGCTGCATGGTGAGGACATCTCGCGGCTGAGTATCGCGGAGCGTATCGAAAAAGGCCTGGTGTTGGTGCCGGAGGACCGCCAGCGCGATGGCCTGGTACAGACGATGTCGGTGGGCGAAAACCTGTCGCTTGCCAGCATCGGTGCCTTTACCAAAGGACTACTGACATCGCGTGGGCGTGAGCGTCACGTGGTGCGGGAATCGATCAGCAATGTCCACATTAAGACTGACGGCTCTGCAGCCTCCATCGGGTCGTTATCCGGGGGCAACCAGCAGAAAGTCGTGATCGGCAAGATGATGGCGACGCATCCCCGGGTCGTGCTGCTCGATGAACCCAGCCGAGGTATCGATATCGGTGCCAAGGCCGAGGTCTTCAGACTGCTGAGTGAGGGGGCGGCGCAACAGGGCCTGGCCGTGGTGTTCTCGACCTCGGAAGTCGGCGAATGCCTGAGTATTGCCCATCGTATCGTCGTCATGAGCCGTGGCCGGATTGCGGCCGAATTCGGTGCCGATGCCAACAAAGAAGAGATTATGGCTGCCTCGGGCGAGGCCGTGGTCGCTTGA
- a CDS encoding DUF2291 family protein: MIGVAVVLLAVMAWDTTVVPIGAEEEQEGAKMARFAEEEFPKIRDDVEARAVDIEQLSSAIADDQSAAGEKYGVPGGVGPIMPVTFTGVVGDGTSGTYEVKADGAPDDLVVRVQTGPAINGTDLRDATGEIEFGQFKNQIEYQNAGAALNDAMKAQVLSDIDTQGLQGKTVTVTGVFQLINPNNWLVTPVDFSVE; this comes from the coding sequence ATGATCGGCGTTGCGGTCGTCCTGCTTGCCGTCATGGCCTGGGATACCACGGTGGTGCCGATCGGCGCGGAAGAGGAGCAGGAAGGCGCGAAAATGGCACGCTTCGCCGAAGAAGAATTTCCCAAGATTCGCGACGATGTCGAGGCGCGTGCCGTCGATATCGAGCAGCTTTCCAGTGCAATTGCCGACGACCAGAGCGCGGCGGGGGAAAAATACGGCGTGCCAGGCGGCGTCGGGCCGATCATGCCCGTCACCTTTACCGGTGTGGTGGGAGACGGCACGTCCGGGACATATGAGGTCAAGGCTGACGGGGCGCCCGATGACCTCGTGGTACGGGTTCAGACCGGTCCGGCCATCAATGGTACCGACCTGCGGGATGCCACTGGAGAAATCGAGTTCGGTCAATTCAAGAATCAGATCGAATATCAGAATGCGGGCGCCGCTCTGAACGATGCCATGAAGGCCCAGGTGCTATCGGATATCGATACACAAGGCCTGCAAGGCAAGACCGTGACGGTGACGGGTGTGTTCCAGTTGATCAATCCGAATAACTGGCTCGTGACGCCGGTCGACTTTAGCGTGGAATGA
- a CDS encoding LrgB family protein yields MSELLLRLESLAHTLPQRPETAIVLTLAAYFAGLRLFNWLRSPAWCPPILLAACLLAGLLALLPLGYTEYHRGVGWLTWLLGPATVALGVPLYQQVHHIRTLWKPIVLTLPPAAILAAGYAVGIAWLLDAPPTVLASLAPKSVTAPIAMGIVEELRGSVPLLMGALLITGVMATLSITLLARWGNIHDPRVIGFALGVNGHAIGTVRAFDIGPTAGAFASLGMSLTGVFTALWLPMMWYFVG; encoded by the coding sequence ACCGCCATCGTGCTCACCCTGGCGGCCTATTTCGCAGGCCTGCGACTCTTTAACTGGCTGCGCTCGCCCGCCTGGTGTCCCCCCATCCTGCTCGCCGCCTGCCTGCTGGCCGGCTTGCTGGCACTTTTGCCACTCGGCTACACCGAATACCACCGTGGCGTCGGCTGGCTGACCTGGTTGCTGGGTCCCGCTACCGTTGCGCTGGGCGTACCGCTCTACCAGCAGGTGCATCACATTCGAACATTGTGGAAGCCCATCGTGCTGACCTTGCCCCCTGCGGCGATCCTGGCCGCGGGCTATGCCGTGGGCATCGCCTGGCTACTGGATGCTCCGCCGACGGTGCTCGCCTCGCTGGCACCCAAATCGGTGACCGCGCCCATCGCCATGGGCATCGTCGAGGAGCTGCGGGGCTCGGTTCCGCTGTTGATGGGCGCTTTGCTGATCACCGGGGTGATGGCCACGCTCAGCATCACGCTGTTGGCGCGCTGGGGAAACATCCACGATCCGCGCGTCATCGGCTTCGCGCTGGGCGTCAACGGCCACGCCATCGGCACCGTGCGTGCCTTCGATATCGGCCCCACCGCCGGCGCCTTCGCCTCGCTGGGCATGAGCCTGACCGGTGTGTTCACGGCGCTATGGCTGCCAATGATGTGGTATTTCGTGGGTTAG
- a CDS encoding sugar-binding transcriptional regulator, with the protein MSERVESAEVALMTEIASLYYVEGETQEAIANRLGISRVKAGRLLKRAHAEGIVDVRVRQHPAVSAELEQALIRRFGIKRALIALDHTEPDVQRSGVASLVADHLSRELHDGSIVAVGMGRNVGAVADNVFEQGERKCSFVCAIGGSLRAGEYMNPDHICRRLAVKYGGESETLYAPALVQNPALRDSMYENPTVRQTLDRARRADIAMIGVGDLSEDSNMVRMGWFTPQEIAEARLSGTVGDMMGYDFIDMHGRPSETPMQGRVIGLTITDLARIPDVVAIASENTKAAGILGALRTGVIDTLATSVTNAHTILRLDEATTSTAS; encoded by the coding sequence ATGAGTGAACGTGTCGAGAGCGCCGAAGTCGCGCTGATGACTGAAATCGCCTCTCTGTATTATGTGGAGGGCGAAACCCAGGAGGCGATCGCCAACCGGCTGGGGATATCCCGGGTCAAGGCGGGCCGGCTTTTAAAACGCGCGCATGCCGAAGGGATCGTCGATGTGCGGGTGCGCCAGCACCCGGCGGTGAGTGCCGAACTCGAACAGGCGCTGATCCGGCGTTTCGGTATCAAGCGCGCCTTGATTGCGCTCGACCACACCGAGCCTGACGTTCAACGTTCCGGTGTGGCCAGCCTGGTGGCCGATCATCTGTCGCGCGAGCTGCACGATGGTTCGATCGTGGCAGTGGGGATGGGGCGTAACGTGGGCGCGGTGGCCGATAATGTCTTCGAGCAAGGCGAGCGCAAATGCTCGTTCGTGTGTGCCATTGGCGGCTCGCTGCGTGCCGGCGAATACATGAACCCCGACCATATTTGTCGTCGCCTGGCGGTGAAGTATGGCGGTGAAAGCGAAACGCTTTATGCCCCGGCGCTGGTGCAGAACCCGGCGTTGCGCGATTCGATGTATGAAAACCCTACCGTGCGCCAGACGTTAGATAGGGCGCGCCGCGCGGATATCGCGATGATCGGCGTCGGCGATCTCAGTGAGGACAGCAACATGGTACGCATGGGCTGGTTCACGCCGCAGGAAATCGCCGAGGCGCGCCTCTCGGGTACCGTTGGGGACATGATGGGGTACGACTTCATCGACATGCATGGTCGGCCATCGGAAACGCCCATGCAGGGCCGGGTCATTGGATTGACCATCACGGATCTGGCGCGGATTCCCGATGTGGTGGCGATCGCCAGCGAAAACACCAAGGCGGCGGGGATCCTGGGGGCACTGCGTACAGGCGTCATCGATACCTTGGCCACTAGTGTGACCAACGCCCATACCATCCTGCGCTTGGATGAGGCGACCACCTCAACGGCGAGCTAA
- a CDS encoding phosphoglycerate kinase, with protein MNVRKMTDLDLAGKRVLIREDLNVPIKGDQVTSDARLRACLPTIQAALDAGARVMLMSHLGRPTEGEPADEFSLAPVATHLGKLLNREVRLEKDYLDGSVEIADGEIVLLENVRYNKGEKKDDEALAKTYAALCDVYVMDAFGTAHRAQASTHGVARYAPTACAGPLLAGELDALEKALATPARPMLAIVGGSKVSTKLDVLTALSEKCDQLIVGGGIANTFIAAAGYNVGKSLHEADLIDQAKAFMAKVEIPLPSDVVVATEFSEQAEATVKPVDQVGDDEMILDIGPDTAQRFAELLENAGTILWNGPVGVFEIDQFGKGTETLARAIAASSAFSIAGGGDTLAAIDKYGVADDVSYISTGGGAFLEYVEGKQLPAVAALEAASR; from the coding sequence ATGAACGTGCGCAAGATGACCGATCTGGATCTCGCCGGAAAACGTGTACTGATTCGTGAAGACCTCAACGTCCCCATCAAGGGCGACCAAGTCACCAGCGACGCGCGCCTGCGCGCCTGCCTGCCGACCATCCAGGCCGCGCTCGACGCCGGCGCTCGGGTGATGCTGATGAGCCACCTGGGCCGCCCCACCGAAGGCGAGCCCGCCGACGAGTTCTCGCTCGCCCCGGTGGCGACGCACCTCGGCAAGCTGCTGAACCGTGAGGTCCGCCTGGAAAAGGACTATCTCGACGGCAGCGTCGAGATCGCCGACGGCGAGATCGTGCTGCTCGAAAACGTGCGCTACAACAAGGGCGAGAAGAAGGACGACGAGGCGCTGGCCAAAACCTACGCCGCACTCTGCGACGTCTATGTGATGGATGCCTTCGGTACCGCCCATCGCGCCCAGGCCTCGACCCACGGCGTGGCCCGCTACGCGCCCACCGCCTGCGCGGGCCCCTTGCTGGCGGGTGAGCTCGACGCGCTGGAAAAAGCCCTGGCCACGCCGGCACGCCCGATGCTGGCCATCGTCGGCGGCTCCAAGGTATCCACCAAGCTCGACGTGCTCACCGCACTCTCCGAGAAGTGCGATCAGCTCATCGTCGGCGGCGGCATCGCCAACACCTTCATCGCCGCGGCGGGCTACAACGTCGGCAAGTCACTGCATGAAGCGGACCTGATCGATCAGGCCAAGGCCTTCATGGCCAAGGTCGAGATTCCGCTGCCTTCCGACGTGGTGGTCGCCACCGAATTCTCCGAGCAGGCCGAGGCCACGGTGAAACCGGTCGACCAGGTCGGTGACGACGAGATGATTCTCGACATCGGCCCGGACACCGCCCAGCGCTTCGCCGAGCTGCTCGAAAACGCCGGTACCATCCTGTGGAACGGTCCCGTCGGCGTGTTCGAGATCGACCAATTCGGTAAAGGCACCGAGACGCTCGCGCGCGCCATTGCCGCCAGCTCGGCGTTCTCCATCGCCGGTGGTGGCGACACCCTGGCGGCCATCGACAAGTACGGCGTCGCCGACGACGTCTCTTACATTTCCACCGGCGGCGGCGCCTTCCTCGAATATGTGGAAGGCAAGCAGCTGCCTGCCGTGGCGGCTCTCGAAGCCGCTTCCCGGTAA
- the fba gene encoding class II fructose-bisphosphate aldolase (catalyzes the reversible aldol condensation of dihydroxyacetonephosphate and glyceraldehyde 3-phosphate in the Calvin cycle, glycolysis, and/or gluconeogenesis), with amino-acid sequence MALISLRQLLDHAAEHAYGVPAFNVNNLEQMRAIMEAADRTDSPVIVQASAGARKYAGAPFLRHLIQAAVEEFPHIPVVMHQDHGTSPGVCQRSIQLGFSSVMMDGSLKEDGKTPADYAYNVDVTRRAVEMAHACGVSVEGELGCLGSLETGQAGEEDGVGAEGTLDHSQLLTDPEEAAQFVTATHVDALAIAIGTSHGAYKFTRPPTGDILSIQRIKEIHARIPDTHLVMHGSSSVPQEWLETINAHGGEIPETYGVPVEEIVEGIKHGVRKVNIDTDLRLASTGAVRRFLAENPSEFDPRKFLKASVTAMRDVCIQRFEAFGTAGQASKIAPLNLERMFERYASGELKPKVS; translated from the coding sequence ATGGCTCTGATCAGCCTGCGTCAACTGCTCGACCACGCCGCCGAACACGCTTACGGCGTCCCCGCGTTCAACGTCAACAACCTGGAACAGATGCGCGCCATCATGGAGGCCGCCGACCGCACCGACTCGCCGGTGATCGTGCAGGCCTCCGCGGGCGCTCGCAAATACGCCGGTGCGCCCTTCCTGCGTCACTTGATTCAGGCCGCCGTGGAAGAATTCCCGCATATCCCGGTGGTCATGCACCAGGACCATGGCACCAGCCCCGGCGTGTGCCAGCGCTCCATCCAGCTCGGCTTCTCATCGGTGATGATGGACGGCTCGCTCAAGGAAGACGGCAAGACGCCCGCCGACTACGCCTATAACGTCGACGTCACCCGTCGCGCGGTGGAAATGGCGCACGCCTGCGGGGTCTCGGTGGAAGGCGAGCTGGGTTGCCTGGGCTCGCTGGAAACCGGTCAGGCCGGCGAGGAAGACGGCGTCGGCGCCGAAGGCACGCTGGATCACAGCCAGCTATTGACCGACCCCGAGGAAGCCGCCCAGTTCGTCACCGCCACCCATGTCGATGCCCTGGCCATCGCCATCGGCACCAGCCACGGCGCCTACAAGTTCACGCGGCCGCCAACAGGCGATATTCTCTCCATCCAACGCATCAAGGAAATTCACGCGCGCATCCCCGACACCCATCTGGTGATGCACGGCTCCAGCTCGGTGCCGCAGGAATGGCTGGAGACCATCAACGCCCATGGTGGCGAGATTCCCGAGACCTACGGCGTGCCGGTGGAAGAAATCGTCGAAGGCATCAAGCACGGGGTGCGCAAGGTCAATATCGACACCGACCTGCGCCTGGCCTCCACCGGCGCAGTGCGTCGCTTTTTGGCCGAAAACCCCAGCGAATTCGACCCGCGCAAGTTTCTCAAGGCAAGCGTCACCGCCATGCGCGACGTGTGCATCCAGCGCTTCGAAGCTTTCGGCACCGCCGGCCAAGCCAGCAAGATCGCCCCGCTCAACCTCGAACGCATGTTCGAGCGTTACGCGAGCGGTGAGCTAAAGCCAAAGGTGTCGTAA
- a CDS encoding type I glyceraldehyde-3-phosphate dehydrogenase translates to MSYRIAINGYGRIGQCVLRALTERHATDLVVVAINELSDLDTIAYLTRYDTTHGRFPGQVETRDGALVIDGHAIRVLSESDPSRLPWDELGIDLVLECSGSFKDRATAERHIAAGAQRLLFSQPAEADVDATIVHGINDAELRADMRIISAASCTTNCLVPLLTVIDEALGLEHGVTTTIHSAMNDQPVIDAYHKTDLRLTRSAMHSIIPVDTGLARGIERLMPHLAGRFECLHVRVPTINVSAMDMALSVRETTSAEQVNALLQAASHERLNGLLGHTQEPVTSVDFNHDPRSGIVDATQTRVAGSHLIKMLCWFDNEWGFANRMLDVATHWLALAAQNAPASTTCTAPSTSSLSSDIPSSK, encoded by the coding sequence ATGTCCTATCGCATCGCCATCAATGGTTACGGCCGTATCGGCCAATGTGTCCTGCGAGCCCTCACCGAGCGCCATGCGACTGACTTGGTCGTCGTCGCCATCAACGAGCTTTCCGATCTCGATACCATCGCCTACCTGACGCGCTACGACACCACTCATGGGCGCTTCCCCGGCCAGGTGGAAACCCGCGACGGCGCGCTGGTCATCGACGGTCATGCCATCCGCGTGCTGTCCGAGTCCGACCCCTCACGCCTGCCCTGGGATGAACTAGGCATCGACCTGGTGCTGGAATGCTCGGGTAGCTTCAAGGACCGCGCCACCGCCGAGCGGCATATCGCCGCCGGCGCCCAACGGCTGCTGTTCTCGCAGCCCGCCGAGGCCGATGTCGACGCCACCATCGTGCATGGCATCAACGACGCCGAGCTGCGTGCCGACATGCGCATCATCTCCGCCGCGTCCTGCACCACCAACTGTCTGGTGCCGCTGTTGACGGTGATCGACGAGGCCCTGGGGCTCGAGCATGGCGTGACCACCACCATTCACTCGGCGATGAACGACCAACCGGTGATCGATGCCTACCACAAGACCGATCTACGCCTGACGCGCTCGGCCATGCATTCGATCATCCCCGTGGACACCGGCTTGGCCCGTGGTATCGAACGCCTCATGCCGCATCTGGCCGGGCGCTTCGAGTGCCTGCACGTGCGCGTGCCGACCATCAACGTCTCGGCCATGGACATGGCGCTCTCGGTGCGCGAAACCACCTCGGCCGAGCAGGTCAATGCGCTGTTGCAAGCCGCCAGCCACGAGCGCCTCAACGGCCTGCTCGGCCATACCCAGGAACCGGTGACGTCGGTCGACTTCAACCACGATCCGCGCTCGGGTATCGTGGACGCCACCCAGACCCGCGTGGCCGGCAGCCATCTGATCAAGATGCTGTGCTGGTTCGACAACGAGTGGGGCTTCGCCAACCGCATGCTCGACGTGGCGACGCACTGGCTGGCACTCGCCGCCCAGAACGCTCCCGCTTCGACGACGTGCACCGCGCCCTCGACCTCCTCGTTGTCGTCTGACATCCCTTCATCCAAGTGA